The following coding sequences are from one Scomber japonicus isolate fScoJap1 chromosome 3, fScoJap1.pri, whole genome shotgun sequence window:
- the LOC128355210 gene encoding myosin heavy chain, fast skeletal muscle-like yields MGDSEMECFGPAAIYLRKPERERIEAQNTPFDAKSAYFVTEPKEMYLKGKLVKKEGGKATVETLCGKSLTVKDTEIFPMNPPKYDKIEDMAMMTHLSEPTVLYNLKERYAAWMIYTYSGLFCVTVNPYKWLPVYDSVVVSGYRGKKRIEAPPHIFSISDNAYQFMLQDRENQSILITGESGAGKTVNTKRVIQYFATIAVAGGKKSEQTSGKMQGSLEDQIIAANPLLEAYGNAKTVRNDNSSRFGKFIRIHFGTSGKLASADIETYLLEKSRVTFQLSAERSYHIFYQLMTGHKPELIEALLITTNPYDYHMISQGEITVKSIDDIEEFIATDTAIDILGFTAEEKIGMYKLTGAVVHHGNMKFKQKQREEQAEPDGTEVADKIAYLMGLNSADLHKALCYPRVKVGNEFVTKGQTVPQVNNSVMALCKSVYEKMFLWMVVRINEMLDTKQPRSFFIGVLDIAGFEIFDYNSLEQLCINFTNEKLQQFFNHHMFVLEQEEYKKEGIEWEFIDFGMDLAACIELIEKPMGIFSILEEECMFPKATDVTFKNKLYDQHLGKNKSFEKPKPAKGKAEAHFSLVHYAGTVDYNITGWLDKNKDPLNDSVVQLYQKSSVKLLAFLYASHAAADAESGGGKKAGKKKGGSFQTVSALFRENLGKLMTNLRSTHPHFVRCLIPNESKTPGLMENFLVIHQLRCNGVLEGIRICRKGFPSRIQYGDFKQRYKVLNASVIPEGQFIDNKKASEKLLGSIDVDHTQYKFGHTKVFFKAGLLGTLEEMRDEKLAELVTMTQALCRGYLMRREFVKMMERREAIFAIQYNIRSFMNVKTWPWMKLYFKIKPLLKSAETEKEMAQMKEDFGKTKDQLTKALAKKKELEEKMVSLLQEKNDLLLQVQSEGENLSDAEERCEGLIKAKIQLEAKLKETAERLEDEEEMNAELTAKKRKLEDECSELKKDIDDLELTLAKVEKEKHATENKVKNLTEEMASQDETIAKLTKEKKALQEAHQQTLDDLQAEEDKVNTLTKSKTKLEQQVDDLEGSLEQEKKLRMDLERAKRKLEGDLKLAQESIMDLENDKQQSDEKIKKKDFEMSQLLGKIEDEQTLGVQLQKKIKELQARIEELEEEIEAERAARAKVEKQRSDLSRELEEISERLEEAGGATSAQIEMNKKREAEFQKLRRDLEESTLQHEATAAALRKKQADSVAELGEQIDNLQRVKQKLEKEKSEYKMEIDDLSSNMESIAKSKVNLEKMCRTLEDQLSELKSKNDENVRQLNDLSAQKARLATENGEFVRQMEEKDALVSQLTRSKQAYTQQIEELKRHIEEEVKAKNALAHAVQSARHDCDLLREQYEEEQEAKAELQRSMSKANSEVAQWRTKYETDAIQRTEELEEAKKKLAQRLQDAEESIEAVNAKCASLEKTKQRLQGEVEDLMIDVERANALAATLDKKQRNFDKVVAEWKQKYEESQAELEGSQKEARSLSTELFKMKNSYEEALDHLETLKRENKNLQQEISDLSEQLGETGKTIHELEKGKKTVEGEKSEIQTALEEAEATLEHEESKILRVQLELTQVKSEVDRKIAEKDEEIEQIKRNSQRVIESMQSSLDSEVRSRNDAMRVKKKMEGDLNEMEIQLSHANRQAAEAQKQLRNVQGQLKDAQLHLDEAIRSQDDMKEQVAMVERRNNLMLAEIEELRAALEQTERSRKVAEQELVDASERVGLLHSQNTSLINTKKKLEADFIQVQGEVEDAVQEARNAEEKAKKAITDAAMMAEELKKEQDTSAHLERMKKNLEVTVKDLQHRLDEAENLAMKGGKKQLQKLESRVRELEGEVEAEQRRGADAIKGVRKYERRVKELTYQTEEDKKNVARLQDLVDKLQLKVKAYKRQSEEAEEQANTHLSRYRKVQHELEEAQERADIAESQVNKLRAKSREIGKAKDAEE; encoded by the exons ATGGGCGACTCAGAAATGGAGTGTTTCGGCCCGGCGGCCATTTACCTCCGGAagccagaaagagagagaattgaAGCTCAAAACACTCCCTTTGATGCCAAATCAGCTTACTTTGTGACTGAGCCCAAAGAGATGTACCTCAAGGGGAAACTTGTGAAGAAAGAGGGTGGCAAAGCAACCGTGGAAACTCTCTGTGGAAAG TCGCTCACTGTGAAAGATACTGAAATCTTCCCCATGAACCCTCCAAAGTATGATAAGATTGAGGACATGGCCATGATGACCCACCTCAGTGAGCCCACTGTGCTGTATAACCTCAAAGAGCGCTATGCAGCATGGATGATCTAC ACCTACTCTGGGTTGTTCTGTGTCACTGTGAACCCCTACAAGTGGCTCCCAGTGTATGACTCAGTGGTTGTATCAGGATACAGAGGCAAAAAGAGGATTGAGGCTCCACCCcacatcttctccatctctgaTAACGCCTATCAGTTCATGCTTCAAG ATAGAGAAAACCAGTCAATCCTGATTAC CGGAGAATCCGGTGCAGGGAAGACTGTCAACACTAAACGTGTCATCCAGTACTTTGCGACAATTGCAGTGGCTGGAGGAAAGAAATCTGAACAAACCTCAGGCAAGATGCAG GGGTCGCTGGAGGATCAAATTATTGCTGCCAATCCCCTGCTGGAGGCTTATGGCAATGCCAAGACTGTGAGGAATGACAACTCATCCCGTTTT ggtAAATTCATCAGAATCCATTTTGGAACAAGTGGAAAGCTGGCCTCAGCAGACATTGAAACAT ATCTGCTGGAGAAGTCTCGAGTTACGTTCCAGCTGTCTGCTGAGAGAAGCTACCACATCTTCTATCAGCTCATGACAGGCCACAAACCTGAGCTGATTG AGGCTCTTCTCATCACCACCAACCCTTACGACTATCACATGATCAGTCAGGGTGAAATCACTGTCAAGAGTATCGATGACATTGAGGAGTTCATTGCCACTGAC ACTGCCATTGATATCCTGGGCTTTACTGCAGAGGAGAAGATAGGCATGTATAAGCTAACTGGAGCTGTGGTGCATCATGGAAACATGAAGTTCAAGCAGAAGCAGCGTGAAGAGCAGGCTGAGCCTGATGGCACTGAGG TCGCTGATAAAATCGCTTATCTCATGGGTCTGAACTCAGCTGACCTTCATAAGGCTCTGTGCTACCCAAGGGTAAAAGTCGGAAATGAGTTTGTGACAAAGGGTCAGACAGTCCCACAG GTAAACAACTCTGTCATGGCTCTCTGCAAGTCCgtctatgagaaaatgttcTTGTGGATGGTTGTGAGAATCAATGAGATGTTGGATACTAAGCAGCCCAGAAGCTTTTTCATCGGTGTCCTGGATATTGCTGGGTTTGAAATTTTTGAT TACAACAGCTTGGAGCAGCTTTGCATCAACTTCACCAATGAAAAACTGCAACAGTTTTTCAACCATCACATGTTTGTCCTGGAGCAAGAAGAGTACAAGAAAGAGGGGATTGAGTGGGAGTTTATCGACTTCGGCATGGACTTGGCTGCCTGCATTGAGCTTATTGAGAAG cCAATGGGCATCTTCTCCATCCTTGAAGAGGAGTGCATGTTCCCCAAGGCAACAGACGTAACCTTCAAGAACAAATTGTATGACCAGCATCTTGGTAAAAACAAGTCCTTTGAGAAGCCAAAACCAGCCAAAGGCAAAGCTGAGGCTCACTTTTCTCTGGTTCACTATGCTGGTACTGTTGATTATAACATCACCGGCTGGCTGGACAAGAACAAGGACCCCCTGAACGACTCAGTTGTTCAGCTCTACCAGAAGTCTTCAGTCAAACTGCTGGCCTTCCTGTATGCATCACATGCCGCAGCAGATG CTGAGAGTGGTGGTGGTAAGAAAGCTGGCAAGAAGAAGGGTGGTTCCTTCCAGACTGTGTCTGCATTGTTCAGA GAGAATTTGGGCAAGCTGATGACAAACTTGAGGAGCACACATCCTCACTTTGTGCGCTGCTTGATTCCCAATGAATCAAAGACACCAG GTCTGATGGAGAACTTCCTGGTCATCCACCAGCTGAGGTGTAACGGTGTGCTGGAAGGTATCAGGATCTGCAGGAAAGGTTTTCCCAGCAGGATCCAATATGGTGACTTCAAGCAGAG ATACAAAGTACTGAACGCCAGCGTCATCCCAGAGGGACAGTTCATCGACAACAAGAAGGCTTCAGAGAAACTCCTGGGATCCATCGATGTGGACCACACTCAGTACAAGTTTGGCCATACCAAG GTGTTCTTCAAAGCCGGTTTGCTGGGTACtctggaggagatgagagatgaaaaaCTAGCTGAGCTGGTTACAATGACTCAGGCTCTCTGCAGAGGTTACCTTATGAGACGAGAGTTTGTCAAGATGATGGAGAGGAG AGAGGCCATTTTTGCTATCCAGTACAACATCCGTTCATTCATGAATGTCAAAACGTGGCCATGGATGAAGCTTTACTTCAAGATTAAGCCTCTGCTGAAGAGTGCAGAGACTGAGAAAGAGATGGCCCAAATGAAAGAAGACTTTGGAAAAACCAAAGACCAGCTCACAAAGGCTCTGGCTAAAAAGAAAGAACTTGAAGAAAAAATGGTTTCTCTGCTGCAGGAGAAGAATGATCTGTTGTTGCAAGTGCAGTCT GAAGGAGAAAACCTTTCGGATGCAGAGGAGAGGTGTGAGGGGCTCATTAAAGCAAAGATCCAGCTTGAGGCCAAACTCAAAGAGACAGCTGAGAGactggaggatgaggaggaaatgAATGCTGAGCTGACTGCAAAGAAGCGCAAGCTGGAGGATGAGTGCTCTGAGTTGAAGAAAGACATTGACGACTTGGAGCTTACCCTGGCCAAAGTGGAAAAGGAGAAACATGCCACTGAGAACAAG GTTAAAAACCTCACAGAAGAGATGGCTTCTCAAGATGAGACCATTGCCAAGTTGACCAAAGAGAAGAAAGCTCTCCAAGAGGCCCATCAGCAGACCCTTGATGATCTTCAGGCAGAGGAGGACAAAGTTAACACTCTGACGAAGTCCAAGACCAAGCTAGAGCAGCAAGTGGATGAT CTTGAAGGGTCCCTGGAGCAAGAAAAGAAGCTCCGTATGGACCTTGAGAGAGCTaaaagaaagctggaaggagATCTGAAACTGGCACAGGAATCCATAATGGATCTGGAGAATGACAAACAGCAGTCTGACGAGAAGATCAAAAA GAAGGACTTCGAGATGAGCCAGCTCCTGGGTAAGATTGAGGACGAGCAGACTCTTGGGGTCCAGTTACAGAAAAAGATAAAGGAACTTCAG GCTCGTATTGAGGAGTTGGAGGAAGAAATTGAGGCTGAGCGGGCAGCTCGGGCCAAGGTGGAGAAACAGAGGTCTGATCTCTCCAGGGAACTTGAAGAGATAAGTGAGAGGCttgaagaagctggaggagcAACATCTGCTCAGATTGAGATGAACAAGAAGCGCGAGGCAGAGTTCCAGAAACTGCGTCGTGATCTTGAAGAGTCCACCTTGCAGCATGAGGCCACTGCCGCAGCTCTCCGTAAGAAGCAGGCTGACAGTGTGGCAGAACTGGGAGAACAGATTGATAACCTTCAGCGTGTCAAACAAAaactggagaaagagaaaagtgaaTATAAGATGGAGATTGACGATCTTAGCAGCAATATGGAGTCCATTGCCAAATCAAAG GTCAATCTTGAGAAAATGTGCAGGACATTAGAAGATCAACTAAGTGAACTCAAATCCAAGAATGATGAGAATGTTCGTCAACTAAATGACCTTAGTGCACAAAAAGCAAGACTTGCAACTGAAAATG GTGAATTTGTGCgtcagatggaagaaaaggacgCTCTTGTGTCTCAGCTCACAAGAAGCAAGCAGGCTTACACTCAGCAGATTGAGGAGCTGAAGAGGCACATAGAGGAGGAAGTTAAG GCCAAGAACGCCCTGGCTCATGCTGTTCAGTCTGCTCGTCATGACTGTGACCTGCTCAGAGAGCAgtatgaggaggagcaggaggccaAGGCTGAGCTGCAGCGTTCAATGTCCAAGGCCAACAGTGAGGTGGCTCAATGGAGAACCAAATATGAGACTGATGCCATTCAGCGTACTGAGGAGCTTGAGGAGGCAAA GAAAAAGCTTGCCCAGCGTCTTCAGGATGCAGAGGAATCCATCGAGGCTGTAAACGCAAAATGTGCCTCTctggaaaagacaaaacagagacTGCAGGGTGAAGTGGAAGACCTGATGATTGATGTGGAAAGAGCTAATGCCCTTGCTGCTACCCTCGACAAGAAGCAAAGGAACTTTGACAAG GTTGTTGCTGAGTGGAAGCAGAAGTATGAGGAAAGCCAGGCAGAGCTGGAGGGATCTCAAAAAGAGGCTCGTTCTCTCAGCACTGAAttgttcaaaatgaaaaactcCTATGAAGAAGCTCTGGACCACCTGGAGACCCTGAAGAGGGAGAATAAGAACCTTCAAC AGGAGATCTCCGATCTTAGTGAACAACTTGGAGAGACCGGTAAAACGATTCACGAGCttgagaaggggaagaagacAGTGGAAGGTGAGAAGAGTGAAATCCAGACGGCCCTGGAGGAGGCAGAG GCCACCCTTGAGCATGAGGAATCCAAGATTCTCCGCGTTCAGCTTGAACTTACCCAGGTCAAGAGTGAAGTTGACAGGAAAATAGCAGAGAAGGATGAGGAGATTGAGCAGATCAAGAGGAACAGTCAGAGAGTGATTGAGTCCATGCAGAGCTCTCTGGATTCTGAGGTCAGGAGCAGGAATGACGCCATGAGAgtcaagaagaagatggagggagacCTTAATGAGATGGAGATTCAGCTGAGTCACGCCAACCGCCAGGCTGCTGAAGCCCAGAAACAGCTGAGAAACGTCCAGGGACAGCTTAAG GATGCCCAGCTTCATCTTGATGAAGCCATAAGAAGCCAGGATGACATGAAGGAGCAGGTCGCCATGGTAGAGCGCAGGAACAACCTGATGCTGGCTGAGATCgaggagctgagagctgcactggagcagacagagagaagccGCAAAGTGGCGGAACAGGAGCTGGTTGACGCCAGTGAGCGTGTGGGGCTGCTGCACTCTCAG AATACCAGCCTTATCAATACAAAGAAGAAGTTGGAGGCTGACTTCATCCAGGTCCAAGGTGAAGTGGAAGATGCTGTCCAGGAAGCAAGAAATGCTGAAGAAAAGGCCAAGAAGGCAATCACTGAT GCTGCCATGATGGCAGAGGAGTTGAAAAAGGAGCAGGACACCAGCGCTCATTTGGAGAGAATGAAGAAGAACCTGGAGGTGACAGTGAAGGACCTGCAGCATCGCCTTGATGAAGCTGAGAATCTGGCCATGAAGGGTGGCAAGAAGCAGCTCCAGAAACTGGAGTCTAGG GTACGTGAGCTTGAGGGTGAGGTTGAAGCAGAGCAGAGACGGGGAGCAGATGCCATTAAAGGTGTTCGAAAATATGAGAGAAGAGTGAAGGAGCTCACCTATCAG ACTGAGGAGGACAAGAAGAATGTTGCAAGACTTCAGGATCTGGTGGACAAGCTGCAGCTTAAAGTGAAGGCCTACAAGAGACAGTCTGAGGAGGCT GAGGAGCAGGCCAACACTCACCTGTCCAGGTACAGGAAGGTTCAGCATGAACTGGAGGAGGCTCAGGAGCGTGCCGACATCGCAGAGTCCCAGGTCAATAAGCTGAGGGCAAAGAGTCGAGAAATTGGAAAA